One genomic window of Brassica oleracea var. oleracea cultivar TO1000 unplaced genomic scaffold, BOL UnpScaffold00954, whole genome shotgun sequence includes the following:
- the LOC106320537 gene encoding uncharacterized protein LOC106320537 produces the protein MASIVVFLRALMSCRLTPNEEPTAAASLSAVKLYRNVAGDHHEFIIETTCGVNDMDEGFHWNIVKNHLLM, from the coding sequence ATGGCGTCGATAGTGGTGTTCCTTCGAGCATTGATGAGTTGCCGTCTTACGCCCAACGAGGAGCCGACCGCGGCGGCTTCTTTGTCAGCGGTGAAACTTTACAGAAATGTTGCCGGCGATCATCACGAGTTTATCATCGAAACTACATGTGGGGTCAACGATATGGATGAAGGGTTTCACTGGAACATCGTCAAGAATCACTTGTTGATGTAA
- the LOC106320536 gene encoding myb-related protein 305: MEDYEQNSNSPAHEEDSDVRKGPWTEDEDAILVNFVSIHGDARWNHIARSSGLKRTGKSCRLRWLNYLRPDVRRGNITLEEQFMILKLHSLWGNRWSKIAQYLPGRTDNEIKNYWRTRVQKQAKHLRCDVNSNLFKETMKNVWMPRLVERINAQTPSPTYEQVESMVTDPPIEEPNPVEPDSVQFNQNYHCQQQQFVPASDVSATSSNSPAETLSDVQGGVVNGTVYDPPGQTGFGGFNDWGCVGGDNMWTNEDSFWLFQDQLCNETTSYLYN, from the exons atggAAGATTACGAGCAAAACTCAAACTCTCCAGCTCATGAAGAAGATTCTGATGTACGGAAAGGTCCATGGACTGAAGACGAAGATGCTATTCTCGTCAACTTCGTTTCCATCCACGGCGATGCTCGCTGGAACCACATAGCTCGTTCCTCAG GGCTTAAGAGAACTGGTAAGAGTTGTAGATTAAGATGGCTTAACTACTTGCGTCCAGATGTTAGACGAGGCAACATCACTCTCGAAGAACAATTTATGATCCTCAAACTCCATTCTCTATGGGGCAATag GTGGTCAAAGATTGCACAATACTTACCGGGAAGAACAGATAATGAAATAAAGAATTATTGGAGGACCCGGGTGCAGAAACAAGCTAAACACCTTAGATGCGATGTTAATAGCAATCTTTTCAAAGAGACAATGAAAAATGTTTGGATGCCTAGACTAGTGGAAAGAATCAACGCCCAAACACCATCCCCCACGTATGAGCAAGTGGAGTCTATGGTCACCGATCCACCTATCGAGGAACCGAATCCGGTCGAACCGGATTCGGTTCAATTTAACCAGAATTATCATTGTCAACAGCAACAGTTTGTGCCAGCGTCAGACGTGTCCGCAACGTCTTCGAATTCGCCAGCTGAGACGTTATCAGACGTTCAAGGAGGGGTAGTGAACGGGACGGTTTATGATCCACCGGGTCAAACGGGTTTCGGTGGGTTCAACGATTGGGGCTGTGTTGGTGGGGACAACATGTGGACCAATGAGGACAGTTTTTGGTTATTCCAGGACCAGTTGTGTAATGAAACGACATCGTATTTGTATAATTAA